GGCCGTGGTTTCCGTAACGGAGATCGGAATCCCGAAATTAGTTTCTTCGATTGTACTCACGGAACTGCTCAATCTTCCCTGGTTTATCACGTTGGTAGTCATTCCGGGAAACTGGGGACATCTTATCCCTTTGATCGTAGCCAGTTTGATCTTTGGAACGATCATCGGCGGACTCAACGTTTTGTTAAAAACGCCCGCACCCGAGTTCGCGCGTTAAAACATTCAAAACCGAGAATATTCAAATTCTTTAGAATTGAATCGACTTCGTTTCTTCGATCACTTCGGTCCGAAATTTTTTCGGGCCGAATACAGATGATTGGTGATCATCGCGCGCAGTTGTGTAAGAATTCTTTTTTTCTCCTTGTTTTCCATCATGGAAGTCAATCGAAGCGCGCTTCCGATGGAATCACAAAGAAGAACGCATAAGTCCTGGAGTTTGTTTTTCTGCATTCTCGGGACAAAACATTCCAAGGCGTCCGCGACGATCTCTGCATTCTTTCGAGTGTCTTCGAGATCCAATTCGCGCAACAGCGGAAAAGCCTGCGACCCGCTCCAAACGATTTGAAACACAGGATCGGATTCATACGCGCGTTCGAAAAGATCGAGAATCTTTTTTACGATTCTGTAAAATCGAATGTCTTCCGTCGCGGTCTTGCCCATATCGGCCAACTCTTGTTTTAACTCGGTGCGAAGTAAGTCCAGATGAATCTGAGCGATGGCGCGTAGAATCGCGGGTTTACCCGAATAATATCGATAGATCGTTCCGATGGGAGAATCGATCGCGTCCGCGATCTCTTGGAGCGTAAACTTATCGGGTCCGTTTTTTAAGATCAGCTTCTTCGCCGAATTCAGGATGACTTCCTGTTTTTCCCGAGCCCTTTTTTGGATCGGATTGATTCTCGGTTGGAGAACGGATTCTTCTTCCATAACGTCATCGTTTCATAGACCGAAAATCGTTCAACAATCATTCTTGACAAAAAATGAGGATGGCTCATTATTTGAATTGTAAAAAGTGAGACTTCCTCATCTTTTTAAAGGAGACGTTTTTGAAACGATTCGTTTTGCATTTGATCCTGTATATAACTCTGCTTTTTCTCTTTCTTTTCGTTTGGATTTTTTATTTCGTATTTAAAATCCCTTCTCCTTCGGTTCAACCGAATGAAACCTTCGTTTTGGAGGGTGTCAGGCTTTTTGATCCCGGTAAAAAATCGTTTTCGAATTTGGATCTTCGATTTCAAGATTCTAAAATCGTTTCCATAAACGATTCCGCAAGTCCGCTTAACTCCGAATTTGCGAATATGATCGTTACCCCGGGTTTGACGGACATGCACGCTCATCTTCCGCCGAATAATCTTCTCGATTTGATCCCTTATTTCTCGCTTCTTTATCTTTCCCACGGAGTGACCACGCTCCGAATCGCGGGAGACATCGACGGAACATCGGTTCCTTATGCTAAGAATGGAATATTCAAAAACGATTTTTTTGGTCCGAGAATTTTTTCCTGCGACGCGTTCGTAACCACCGGACCTCCGAGATGGAAAAATTCGATCGTGGTCAATTCTCCGGAGGAAGCCGCTCAAGCGGTTATAACGTTGAAATCCAAAGGCGCGGATTGTATCAAGTCCTACGAAAACTTAAACGTTCCGATGATTCGCGCCGTCGTCGAAGCCGCGAACAAGGAAAATTTAACGGTTCTCGGTCACGTTCCGTTCGGACTTACCTATGAAGAAGCGGCGATTCCAGACGTTCAACACTTTCACGGGATTCCAAGACCCGAATGGGTTTCGAAAAACAACGTCGTCAACCGAGTCTCCGATTGGGATCGTGTAGACGACCGTTTGTTAAACGACATCGTAAACTTTTCGGTTCGAAATCGTATCGCAAACACGCCCACGTTAGTCGCATCGGAAAGACTTCTTCTTTATCGAGATTACAACTCGGCGATTTCACAACCTTCGATTCTTTTGATGCCTCGATTTTATAGGGAGATCGTATGGAATCCTTCTTCCGGAATTCCCGCGTATCGCAACTTGGATGTTTCGTATCTGAACGAAACCGTGGAGAAGGCTTTATTCAAAAAGCTAAAACTTCTTTTAAAATTATTCCAAGCCGGGGCAACACTTCGAATCGGATCCGACGCACAACAACCCTTTGTGGTTCCGGGAGAATCCGTCCAAGGAGAAATGGTTTTGTTTCACAAAGCCGGAATTCCTTCCGAAGACGTTTGGAAAATTGCAACGGTCGACGCGAATGAAAACTTAAAGAACCAAGATTCGTTTCATCTAGAGAAAGGATTCTCTCCGGATCTTCTTGTGTTTCGAAAAGACCCCGTGAAAAATCTCGAGAACATGTCTTCTTTATACGCGGTTATCGCACGCGGCAAGTTGTATCGAAAAAAGGATTTGGATCTTCTCGTAAAAGCGCACCAAGATCGTCTGAACGATTCGATCTACGAAAACATTTCGATGTTTCTCGGAAGAATCGCATTGGAAAAACAAACCAGGGATTTTAAACACTGAACCATGAAAAAAATAATCCAAATCGCAATCGTTTCGTTTTGTGTCCTCGTTTTCGTTTGTATCTTCAACACGTTTCGAGTTCGTAATATTCCTTCTTTCGTTTCCGCGGGAGAAAAAGAAATCGTTCCCATCGACGCCGCGGTAAAAAGACTTTCGAAGTCGATTCGGTTTAAAACCGTTTCGTCCCTGGAGAATCCGTTTTTGAACGCGGATCAGTTCCTCGCGTTAAACCGACATATCGAAGAGAGCTATCCCCTCTTAAATTCGAAACTTGTAAAAACGAAAATCAACGATTCTTCCTTTTTTTACGAATGGAAGGGTTCCGATCCGAGTTTGAAACCGATTCTACTCTGCGCACATTCGGACGTTGTGGATGTCGAGGCCGCGACCGAATCCTTATGGACGGCAAGTCCGTTCGGCGGAGAGATACGGGACGGGTTCGTTTGGGGAAGAGGATCCTGGGACGACAAAAGCAGTCTGTTTGCCATATTAGAATCCGTTGAAATTCTAATACGAAAAGGATTTAGTCCGAAACGAAGCGTGTTTATCGCGGTCGGTCAGGACGAGGAGGTTGTATACGGAACCTCGGGCGCCAAGGCCATCACCGATACATTCAAAAAAATGAATCTGCGTTTCGATTATGTTTTGGACGAGGGACAACTCGTCGCCGAAAACATCGTACCCGGAATCGACAAACCCGTCGCGTTAGTCGGAATCGCAGGCAAGGGTTATCTCACAATCCGTCTGAATGTCGATCTAAAGGAAGGCGGACATTCTTCCATGCCTTCCCGGGAAACCGCGATCGGAATCCTCTCTTCCGCTTTACATCGTCTTGAAAACTCTCCGTTTCCATTCTCCCTGAACGCAGTTTCGAGATCCACGTTCGAATGGTTGGCGCCGTCCATGAACTTAGGTTCTCGTTTTGTTTTTTCCAATCTTTGGCTTTTCGAAAGAATCTTAGAATCCAGATTGAGCGAAAAAAATTCGACAAGAGCGCAACTCCACACGACGACCGCGATCACGAAAATTTCCGGCGGATTCAAGGACAACGTTTTGCCTTCAAGAGCGGAAGCAACCGTAAACTTTAGAATCATCCAAGGTGATACGAATTCGAGCGTATTGAAAAGAATTTCAAAAATCATAAACGACGATCGTGTGAAAGTGATCGTTCCCGAAACACTGATCGAACCTTCGGACGTTTCGGCGACGGATTCGAAAAGTTTCGAATCGATCCGCGTCGCGATTTTGCGTACGATTCCGAACGCGATCGTGGCTCCGGCCCTCATGTCGGCTTATACGGATTCGATCCACTATTCTTCGGTAGCGGATAACGCGTATCGATTTTTTCCGGTGCGCGCCAATCCGGAGGATCTAAAACGGTTTCACGGGATCGACGAAAGAATTTCGATTTCGAACTACGAGGAGATCATCCGTTTTTACGCGGAAATCATCAAAAATTCGAATATTCAATAAATGGAAAGTATCCGGGTCCGATTTCGATTTCGAAGACCCGGTTTATTTTTAGGTTTTGAAGAATTCCACTTCGGACTTGAGTTTGCCGGCTTGTTCGTTCAACGTCACGGCTAACTCGTCGATCTGAGTCACTACCTGATTTAAAAATTCGGTCGTCTCCGAAATCGCGACGATCGTTTTCGAAAATTCGGTTGAAGTCTGCGCTTGTTCTTGCGTATGATTTCGAATTTCATCGGAGGAAAGAGAAAGATCGGTGAAGGCGGACTTCACTTGTTCGCTCGCCGTCAACTGGGAATCCGACAACGAAGCGACTTCGGAAACACGGTCCAGAGTAACCGCGACCGTATCTCCGATTCTTTGAAAGACCGTTTGAGTGGATTCGATCACTTCTCTTCCGCTTTTGGTCGCGTTTAACGCTTCCGAGATCGCGCCCGTGATTCTCTTTGCGTTCTCTTGTGTTTGTTCTCCGAGTTTTGCGATCTCTTGTGCAACAACGGCAAAACCTTTTCCGGCCTCTCCCGCTCTCGCGGCTTCGATGGCGGCGTTTAAGGAAAGTAAACCGATTCTATCCGTGATTTCTTTGATTACGTTTACGGTCGCGCCCATCTTCATCGTACTTTCTTCGATGGCTTCCATCGCTTTTTGAGTTCCTTGAAGCGCTTCTTCACCGCTTCTGGTTTCACTCTTCATACGATCCGCGTCTCCCTTGGTTTCCAAAAGTGCGACGTGAACCTGACGGATTCTCGCTTCCAACTCCGCGAGAGAAGCCTGCGCTTTTTTGGCGATCTGCGCCTGACTTTCCGCCCGAGACGCCGTAGAATGAATCGAAGCCGCGATCTCTTCCACTCCGGAACTCATCTCTTCCGTGGAAGCGGCTTGGTCCTGCATCTTTCTCGAAAGTTCGCGGGTATTTTCTCCCAGGTTTTTGGAACTACCCGAAAGTTTCTCAGCTTCTCGAACCACACTCTTTACGATAATACGAAGTCGCTTAACAAATTCGTTCAACGCCTTACTGCTGGAACCCAACTCGTCGCTGGAAACCATAGGAAGAACGTGTGTGAGATTTCCGTCGGACATTTCTCCGAAAATATCGATCATGTTCTCCGAATTTCTTCGGATCGTGGAGGAAAGCTGATACGAAACGATGATGACCGAGATCAGCATAAAAACCAAGGTAAGAATCAACGGTATCGTAACGTCTCCGAGTTTGACCCAACCCGAAGTCTCTTCGAACAAAAGATAACCGAAAACTACGATCGGAAGAGAAGCGATCGAAACGATCGTGCTCAGAATGCGCGCGTGAACTCCGACCTTCCGCATTCTTTCCGAATCGATCTGAACTTCGTTGAGTCGCTCCGATTCCAAAATATCCACGAAGCTCGATTCGGTGAGAAAAAAATGCGAAACGCCTAAGATCGGATAAATGATCAAAGGAAGAAATAAAAACGGAAACGATTCCAAAAAAGT
This window of the Leptospira barantonii genome carries:
- a CDS encoding methyl-accepting chemotaxis protein, which codes for MNQFESRKLRWKLTLGLELLTSVLAVPLAVLFIITAGGYDFSKSISLIVSATISTSCSYVVPFIRFLYLGRMLGKLDDSVWFTLNSKEKSDVKTRILNFPLYNTFFYLFQWSSGIPYAWWLLHLFFAPTFLESFPFLFLPLIIYPILGVSHFFLTESSFVDILESERLNEVQIDSERMRKVGVHARILSTIVSIASLPIVVFGYLLFEETSGWVKLGDVTIPLILTLVFMLISVIIVSYQLSSTIRRNSENMIDIFGEMSDGNLTHVLPMVSSDELGSSSKALNEFVKRLRIIVKSVVREAEKLSGSSKNLGENTRELSRKMQDQAASTEEMSSGVEEIAASIHSTASRAESQAQIAKKAQASLAELEARIRQVHVALLETKGDADRMKSETRSGEEALQGTQKAMEAIEESTMKMGATVNVIKEITDRIGLLSLNAAIEAARAGEAGKGFAVVAQEIAKLGEQTQENAKRITGAISEALNATKSGREVIESTQTVFQRIGDTVAVTLDRVSEVASLSDSQLTASEQVKSAFTDLSLSSDEIRNHTQEQAQTSTEFSKTIVAISETTEFLNQVVTQIDELAVTLNEQAGKLKSEVEFFKT
- a CDS encoding TetR/AcrR family transcriptional regulator is translated as MEEESVLQPRINPIQKRAREKQEVILNSAKKLILKNGPDKFTLQEIADAIDSPIGTIYRYYSGKPAILRAIAQIHLDLLRTELKQELADMGKTATEDIRFYRIVKKILDLFERAYESDPVFQIVWSGSQAFPLLRELDLEDTRKNAEIVADALECFVPRMQKNKLQDLCVLLCDSIGSALRLTSMMENKEKKRILTQLRAMITNHLYSARKNFGPK
- a CDS encoding amidohydrolase family protein gives rise to the protein MKRFVLHLILYITLLFLFLFVWIFYFVFKIPSPSVQPNETFVLEGVRLFDPGKKSFSNLDLRFQDSKIVSINDSASPLNSEFANMIVTPGLTDMHAHLPPNNLLDLIPYFSLLYLSHGVTTLRIAGDIDGTSVPYAKNGIFKNDFFGPRIFSCDAFVTTGPPRWKNSIVVNSPEEAAQAVITLKSKGADCIKSYENLNVPMIRAVVEAANKENLTVLGHVPFGLTYEEAAIPDVQHFHGIPRPEWVSKNNVVNRVSDWDRVDDRLLNDIVNFSVRNRIANTPTLVASERLLLYRDYNSAISQPSILLMPRFYREIVWNPSSGIPAYRNLDVSYLNETVEKALFKKLKLLLKLFQAGATLRIGSDAQQPFVVPGESVQGEMVLFHKAGIPSEDVWKIATVDANENLKNQDSFHLEKGFSPDLLVFRKDPVKNLENMSSLYAVIARGKLYRKKDLDLLVKAHQDRLNDSIYENISMFLGRIALEKQTRDFKH
- a CDS encoding M20 family peptidase, with product MKKIIQIAIVSFCVLVFVCIFNTFRVRNIPSFVSAGEKEIVPIDAAVKRLSKSIRFKTVSSLENPFLNADQFLALNRHIEESYPLLNSKLVKTKINDSSFFYEWKGSDPSLKPILLCAHSDVVDVEAATESLWTASPFGGEIRDGFVWGRGSWDDKSSLFAILESVEILIRKGFSPKRSVFIAVGQDEEVVYGTSGAKAITDTFKKMNLRFDYVLDEGQLVAENIVPGIDKPVALVGIAGKGYLTIRLNVDLKEGGHSSMPSRETAIGILSSALHRLENSPFPFSLNAVSRSTFEWLAPSMNLGSRFVFSNLWLFERILESRLSEKNSTRAQLHTTTAITKISGGFKDNVLPSRAEATVNFRIIQGDTNSSVLKRISKIINDDRVKVIVPETLIEPSDVSATDSKSFESIRVAILRTIPNAIVAPALMSAYTDSIHYSSVADNAYRFFPVRANPEDLKRFHGIDERISISNYEEIIRFYAEIIKNSNIQ